In a single window of the Rhizoctonia solani chromosome 16, complete sequence genome:
- a CDS encoding Ferric reductase like transmembrane component: MHFSIRQADPAIWSWVQGNRKVTWPSYESVLPTSEPPLVPEDLEVLNSTVRITDESYWAEYVTQMTFSYIERWHVRVGYILIILVVLSCLIGTVQYLHLTRFYATHSTQSWRSSKTMTWFKKHLVLPALFRSSHRRPVLSSMGYLPSRLAAVFLGLFFILNIIFLATPIKSVQPNTWSSSRKLEVNNYVANRAGFISFALLPLTVLLSARNNPLIAITRMTQNTYILIHRWVARVCALQAVIHSVAWTIQWYWEKPDGSKFRSEAVMPYMRWGFAGTVALCLMVGFAAWPIRHRSYEFFIFLHIALGIVSLLGCWYHMDYRFADKYGYKNWLYVTFGIWGADRIVRSLRMLYISWPALTRKPNTLAQAELVPGQSALVKLTIPTRLALSAKPGQYAFVHFASLFKPWENHPFSVASWSVGGEDAEKGIEEDKNSQKGSIPSFTPGAPHITMIVRAHGGATGRIRDTILANRGPVVLPMLLEGPYGHPQPLDVYETQVLVAGGVGITALTGYIQSFLASPNKTKRIIVVWAAREAEFIQFMLDHKLDGLPNNVDLKIHCTGAGAEKLEGKHTIELGRPQLTSLVKTEVAALFEGERIAFFVSGSGSMSDEVRRAVVDSIGDGPGQVDGDRVNFFDEVFAW, from the exons ATGCACTTCAGCATCAGACAAGCAGATCCAGCAATATGGTCTTGGGTTCAAGGAAACCGTAAAGTTACCTGGCCGTCCTACGAAAGCGTTCTTCCAACCTCTGAGCCACCGCTCGTTCCTGAGGATTTGGAAGTTTTGAATTCGACTGTGCGAATTACGGACGAGTCTTATTGGGCCGAGTATGTTACTCAAATGACATTTTCGTATATTGAACGGTGGCACGTTCGCGTTGG TTACATTCTCATCATACTTGTCGTTCTGTCCTGCCTGATCGGCACCGTTCAGTACTTGCACTTGACCAGGTTCTACGCTACCCACTCTACTCAGTCGTGGAGGAGCTCGAAAACCATGACATGGTTCAAAAAGCACCTTGTTCTGCCCGCTCTTTTCCGTTCGTCGCATCGACGACCAGTTCTGTCATCCATGGGATATCTTCCTTCCCGACTTGCTGCCGTATTCTTGGGCTTGTTCTTCATTCTGAACATTATTTTCCTTGCCACACCTATCAAATCGGTCCAGCCCAATACGTGGTCTTCATCCCGAAAGCTAGAAGTAAACAACTACGTTGCGAATCGTGCAGGATTCATTTCTTTTGCGTTATTGCCTCTCACGGTTTTGCTCAGCGCACGAAACAACCCCCTTATTGCTATCACACGAATGACCCAAAATACCTACATATTGATCCATCGTTGGGTTGCAAGAGTATGCGCACTGCAGGCCGTGATTCATTCGGTTGCATGGACGATTCAGTGGTACTGGGAGAAGCCTGACGGAAGTAAGTTCAGGAGCGAGGCGGTGATGCCATATATGCGCTGGG GTTTCGCCGGGACCGTTGCTCTGTGCTTGATGGTCGGCTTCGCGGCCTGGCCCATCCGTCACAGATCCTACGAGttcttcattttcttgcATATCGCGCTCGGAATTGTAAGCTTGTTGGGATGCTGGTACCATATGGACTATCGCTTCGCGGATAAGTACGGGTACAAGAACTGGCT GTATGTAACTTTCGGAATATGGGGGGCAGACAGGATCGTTCGGTCGCTTCGGATGCTTTACATTTCCTGGCCAGCACTTACTCGTAAACCCAACACCCTCGCCCAGGCCGAACTTGTACCTGGTCAATCTGCACTCGTCAAGTTGACGATCCCCACCCGCCTCGCGCTCTCCGCCAAACCAGGCCAATACGCATTTGTGCACTTTGCGTCTCTGTTCAAGCCTTGGGAAAACCATCCTTTCTCGGTTGCGAGCTGGAGCGTTGGAGGCGAAGATGCGGAAAAGGGAATCGAGGAGGATAAGAACTCGCAAAAAGGGTCTATTCCCTCGTTTACACCTGGCGCACCGCATATTACTATGATCGTCCGAGCCCATGGGGGTGCAACTGGACGGATCAGGGATACTATTTTGGCTAATCGCGGGCCGGTTGTGCTACCTATGCTTCTTGAAGGACCTTATGGCCACCCACAGCCTCTCGACGTGTACGAAACTCAAGTCCTTGTCGCGGGTGGAGTGGGCATCACCGCGTTGACGGGATACATTCAGTCCTTCCTTGCGTCTCCAAACAAGACAAAACGAATCATTGTGGTATGGGCGGCCCGGGAGGCTGAATTTATCCAATTCATGCTGGATCATAAGCTAGATGGATTACCTAATAACGTCGATTTGAAGATTCACTGCACTGGTGCGGGTGCGGAAAAGTTGGAGGGCAAACATACGATCGAGCTCGGGCGGCCGCAGCTTACGAGCTTGGTCAAGACTGAGGTAGCTGCTCTCTTCGAGGGGGAGAGGATTGCGTTCTTTGTGTCTGGAAGCGGGAGCATGTCGGACGAGGTCCGTCGGGCCGTTGTCGATTCGATCGGCGATGGGCCAGGACAGGTGGACGGCGACCGGGTTAATTTCTTTGACGAAGTGTTCGCTTGGTGA
- a CDS encoding copper transport protein CTR2, translating into MDHDHDSMGGSCTMNMLWNWQTIDACFVSAQWHVRSKVGFAFSVIGVFLIVLGIEAFRRSARDYDRWVTTQKKIRLNNNSSLTHWDLRPTWNEQVVRGLFYGVQFSAAYILMLIAMSYNGFVLFAIFLGGFVGYTLFGGDTFELGATSDAAAGGHSSACC; encoded by the exons ATGGACCATGATCATGACTCGATGGGAGGGAGCTGCACT ATGAATATG CTTTGGAACTGGCAAACTATCGACGCTTGCTTTGTCTCTGCTCAGTGGCATGTTCGGTCCAAAG TCGGATTTGCGTTCTCAGTTATTGGCGTCTTCCTCATAGTTCTTGGGATCGAGGCCTTCAGGCGAAGCGCTCGGGATTATGACCGCTGGGTTACAACGCAGAAAAAGATACGACTCAACAATAATTCTTCGTTGACGCA TTGGGATCTGAGGCCTACATGGAATGAGCAAGTTGTCCGTGGGCTGTTTTATGGAGTACAATTCAGTGCTGCCTATATTCTAATGCTTATTGCGATGAGCTACAA CGGATTTGTGTTATTTGCTATCTTCCT GGGAGGCTTTGTTGGGTATACTTTATTTGGAGGGGATACCTTTGAACTAGGAGCGACCAGTGATGCTGCGGCGGGAGGACATAGTAGCGCCTGTTGCTAA
- a CDS encoding glycoside hydrolase family 16 protein has translation MLALSFITLAISSVARAATYGVTDTFIGSSFLSGFNHEAIADPTHGRVNYVDQSTAQRLNLTYANGNTFILRADYTTTLSASGAGRNSVRIISKKQWDNHVQIMDVRHMPQGCGTWPAYWTTSSTVSWPSDGEIDIIEGVNDQAPNAATLHTTPGCTQPVIRDQTGTTTSTDCNWQVNSNTGCGVRNPLANSYGPQFNANGGGWYAMERTKTYIKVWFWPRNSATVPAQVKNGSGSINTSSWGTPFAAFVNSSCDLDSKFGPNNIIINLTFCGDWAGSVYGSSGCPGTCVDYVNNNPSAFKNAYWDIAALRVYQ, from the exons ATGCTCGCCCTGTCATTTATAACTCTAGCCATCTCCTCTGTCGCTCGTGCCGCGACGTATGGCGTTACCGACACATTTATTGGATCTTCTTTCTTATCCGGATTCAATCATGAAGCCATCGCTGACCCTACTCATGGGCGCGTCAA TTATGTTGATCAATCAACCGCCCAGCGCCTCAATCTTACATATGCGAATGGGAATACTTTCATACTGCGCGCTGACTATACCACGACGCTCAGTGCTTCTGGAGCAGGGCGAAATTCCGTTCGTATCATTAGCAAGAAGCAATGGGATAATCATGTCCAGATTATGGACGTGAGGCATATGCCTCAAGGATGTGGCACCTGGCCGGCATACTG GACCACGAGTTCGACTGTCAGCTGGCCATCGGACGGCGAGATCGACATTATCGAGGGTGTTAATGACCAAGCACCCAATGCTGCAACCCTACATACAACCCCTGGTTGCACTCAACCTGTCATCCGTGACCAGACCGG GACTACGACTAGTACCGACTGCAATTGGCAAGTCAACAGCAACACAGGTTGTGGTGTCAGGAATCCTCTCGCCAACTCGTACGGCCCGCAATTCAATGCTAACGGCGGCGGGTGGTACGCGATGGAACGGACCAAGACGTACATCAAAGTCTGGTTCTGGCCTCGTAACTCGGCTACCGTTCCTGCTCAAGTCAAGAACGGCTCGGGCTCCATCAACACATCCTCATGGGGGACCCCATTCGCTGCATTTGTCAATTCCAGTTGTGACCTCGATAGCAAGTTCGGTCCCAATAATATCATCATCAACTTGACTTTCTGTGGGGACTGGGCCGGTAGTGTCTATGGGTCTTCTGGGTGCCCAGGGACCTGTGTTG ACTATGTCAATAACAACCCGTCTGCGTTCAAGAACGCATACTGGGACATTGCCGCTCTTCGTGTATACCAGTAA